The Burkholderia lata genome contains a region encoding:
- a CDS encoding CopD family protein has protein sequence MSHAVSVALFLHLLAVAVWVGGMVFANFCLRPALSDLSPQLRLPLIEGVFGRFFNWVSGSVIVILLSGGFLLMEFGGAHATWSLHAMAGLGVVMMLIFGHIRFALFPRIRRAVQAQKWPDGARAVNTVRLLVLVNLVLGVVTIGAAVLSRGF, from the coding sequence ATGTCCCATGCTGTCTCCGTCGCGCTGTTTCTTCATCTGCTGGCCGTCGCCGTGTGGGTGGGCGGCATGGTCTTCGCCAACTTCTGCCTGCGTCCGGCGCTGTCCGACCTGTCGCCGCAGCTTCGGTTGCCGCTGATCGAAGGCGTGTTCGGCCGCTTCTTCAACTGGGTGTCGGGTTCCGTGATCGTGATCCTGCTGTCCGGCGGCTTCCTGCTCATGGAATTCGGCGGTGCGCACGCGACGTGGTCGCTGCACGCGATGGCCGGGCTCGGCGTCGTGATGATGCTGATCTTCGGGCATATCCGGTTCGCGCTGTTCCCGCGCATCCGCCGTGCGGTGCAGGCGCAGAAGTGGCCGGACGGTGCACGCGCGGTGAATACGGTGCGCCTGCTCGTCCTCGTGAACCTCGTGCTCGGCGTCGTCACGATCGGCGCGGCGGTGCTGTCGCGCGGCTTCTGA
- a CDS encoding DNA topoisomerase IV subunit B — MSTKKPSAAYSEASIKVLKGLEPVKQRPGMYTRTENPLHIIQEVIDNASDEALGGYGKQITVTLHADQSVSVEDDGRGIPFGMHPEEGVPVVEIVFTRLHAGGKFDKAAGGAYTFSGGLHGVGVSVTNALATRLDVTVWRDGKIAELGFAEGDVVKPLATQGAGRGEKKSGTRVQVWPNPKYFDSPNLPLGELQRLLRSKAVLLPGVEVVLVNEKSGERQTWKYEDGLRGYLLDEMNGSELLIPLFEGERFADSRSGDDTFAEGEGASWVVAWSEEGSLVRESYVNLIPTPAGGTHESGLRDGLYQAVKSFVELHNLQPKGVKLLAEDVFARVSFVLSAKVLDPQFQGQIKERLNSRDAVKLVSSFSRPALELWLNQHVEHGKKLAELVIKQAQARTRAGQKVEKRKSSGVAVLPGKLTDCETEDIARNELFLVEGDSAGGSAKMGRDKEYQAILPLRGKVLNTWETERDRLFANNEVHDISVAIGVDPHSPDESVDLSNLRYGKICILSDADVDGSHIQVLLLTLFFKHFPQLIERGHVCVARPPLFRVDAPARGKKAAQKLYALDDGELEAILDKLRKDGVRETQWSISRFKGLGEMSAEQLWDTTMNPDTRRLMPVKLGELDYEATVARMTMLMGKGEAAARRGWLEEKGNDVEADI; from the coding sequence ATGTCAACGAAGAAACCCAGCGCGGCCTATAGCGAAGCATCGATCAAGGTGCTCAAGGGTCTCGAGCCGGTCAAGCAGCGGCCCGGCATGTACACCCGTACCGAGAATCCGCTGCACATCATCCAGGAAGTCATCGACAACGCGTCCGACGAGGCGCTCGGCGGCTACGGCAAGCAGATCACGGTCACGCTGCACGCCGACCAGTCGGTCTCGGTCGAAGACGACGGCCGCGGCATCCCGTTCGGCATGCACCCGGAAGAGGGTGTGCCGGTCGTCGAGATCGTATTCACGCGCCTGCACGCGGGCGGCAAGTTCGACAAGGCCGCGGGCGGCGCCTACACGTTCTCGGGCGGTCTGCACGGCGTCGGCGTGTCGGTGACGAACGCGCTGGCCACGCGCCTCGACGTGACGGTCTGGCGCGACGGCAAGATCGCGGAGCTCGGCTTCGCCGAAGGCGATGTCGTGAAACCGCTCGCGACGCAGGGTGCTGGCCGCGGCGAGAAGAAATCCGGCACGCGCGTGCAGGTGTGGCCGAATCCGAAGTACTTCGATTCGCCGAACCTGCCGCTCGGCGAACTGCAACGCCTCTTGCGCTCCAAGGCCGTGCTGCTGCCGGGCGTCGAGGTCGTGCTCGTCAACGAGAAGTCGGGCGAGCGCCAGACGTGGAAATATGAAGACGGCCTGCGCGGCTACCTGCTCGACGAAATGAACGGCAGCGAGCTGCTGATCCCGCTGTTCGAAGGCGAGCGTTTCGCCGATTCGCGTTCGGGCGACGACACCTTCGCCGAAGGCGAGGGCGCGTCGTGGGTCGTCGCATGGAGCGAGGAAGGTTCGCTCGTGCGCGAGTCGTACGTGAACCTGATCCCGACGCCGGCCGGCGGCACGCACGAATCCGGCCTGCGCGACGGCCTCTACCAGGCGGTGAAAAGCTTCGTCGAACTGCACAACCTGCAGCCGAAGGGCGTGAAGCTGCTCGCGGAAGACGTGTTCGCGCGCGTGTCGTTCGTGCTGTCCGCGAAGGTGCTCGATCCGCAGTTCCAGGGGCAGATCAAGGAACGCCTGAACAGCCGCGACGCGGTCAAGCTCGTGTCGTCGTTCTCGCGTCCGGCGCTCGAACTGTGGCTGAACCAGCACGTCGAGCACGGCAAGAAGCTCGCCGAACTCGTGATCAAGCAGGCGCAGGCGCGTACGCGTGCGGGCCAGAAGGTCGAGAAGCGCAAGAGCTCGGGCGTCGCGGTGCTGCCCGGCAAGCTGACCGACTGCGAGACGGAAGATATCGCGCGCAACGAACTGTTCCTCGTCGAGGGCGATTCGGCAGGCGGCTCCGCGAAGATGGGCCGCGACAAGGAATACCAGGCGATCCTGCCGCTGCGCGGCAAGGTGCTGAACACGTGGGAAACCGAGCGCGACCGCCTGTTCGCGAACAACGAGGTGCACGACATCTCGGTCGCGATCGGCGTCGATCCGCACAGCCCCGATGAAAGCGTCGACCTGTCGAACCTGCGCTACGGCAAGATCTGCATCCTGTCGGACGCGGACGTCGACGGCTCGCACATCCAGGTGCTGCTGCTCACGCTGTTCTTCAAGCATTTCCCGCAACTGATCGAGCGCGGCCATGTGTGCGTCGCCCGCCCGCCGTTGTTCCGCGTCGACGCGCCCGCGCGCGGCAAGAAGGCTGCGCAGAAGCTCTATGCGCTCGACGACGGCGAACTCGAAGCGATCCTCGACAAGCTGCGCAAGGACGGCGTGCGCGAGACGCAATGGAGCATCAGCCGCTTCAAGGGTCTCGGCGAAATGAGCGCCGAGCAGCTGTGGGATACGACGATGAACCCCGACACGCGGCGTCTGATGCCGGTGAAGCTCGGCGAGCTCGACTACGAGGCGACCGTCGCACGCATGACGATGCTGATGGGCAAGGGCGAGGCAGCCGCGCGGCGCGGCTGGCTCGAGGAAAAGGGCAACGACGTCGAAGCGGACATCTAA
- the parC gene encoding DNA topoisomerase IV subunit A produces MDDNTSDLFASSDAPDAEALTLGNYAEQAYLSYAVSVVKSRALPDVCDGQKPVQRRILFAMNEMGLGPDAKPVKSARVVGDVLGKYHPHGDQSAYDALVRLAQDFSLRYPLIDGQGNFGSRDGDGAAAMRYTEARLTPIAKLLLDEIDQGTVDFMPNYDGSFEEPKTLPSRMPFVLLNGASGIAVGLATEIPSHNLREVAAAAVTLIRNPKLSHAELMNLIPGPDFPGGGQIISSDTEIAAAYETGRGSLKVRARWKIEDLARGQWQLVVTELPPNTSGQKVLEEIEELTNPKLKLGKKTLTPEQLNTKKAMLDLLDAVRDESGKEAAVRLVFEPKSRTIDQTEFVNTLLAYTSLESNATLNLVMIGADGRPGQKGLLTILDEWVKFRQLTMTRRCRHRLAKVDDRIHILEGRMIVFLNIDEVIRIIRESDEPKSALMSAFGLSERQAEDILEIRLRQLARLEKIKIEKELEALRDEKAKLEELLANESAMKRLMIKEIEADAKQYGDDRRTLIQQEKRATFEAKVVDEPVTVVVSQKGWVRALKGHGLDPASFSFKAGDHLYAAFQCRTPDRLIAWGSSGRVYSVDVSVLPGGRGDGVPVTSLIELESGSHLMHYFAAPADQQLLLASSNGFGFLAKVGDMVSRVKAGKAFMTIDAGAVPLAPMPVLPNATQVACLSSGGRLLVFGMDEMKTLSGGGRGVILMALDDKETLVQALAIDPAGVVLIGTGRGGKAMDETLSYAGLAPHVGKRARKGRAPDTKLKVVSELRPLLG; encoded by the coding sequence ATGGACGACAACACTTCCGATCTCTTCGCCAGCTCCGATGCACCGGACGCCGAAGCGCTGACGCTCGGCAACTACGCGGAGCAGGCGTACCTCAGCTACGCGGTCAGCGTCGTGAAGAGCCGCGCGCTGCCCGACGTGTGCGACGGCCAGAAGCCGGTGCAGCGCCGGATCCTGTTCGCGATGAACGAAATGGGCCTCGGCCCGGACGCGAAGCCGGTGAAATCGGCGCGCGTGGTCGGCGACGTGCTCGGTAAATACCACCCGCACGGCGACCAGTCGGCGTACGACGCACTGGTGCGTCTCGCGCAGGATTTCTCGCTGCGCTACCCGCTGATCGACGGGCAGGGCAACTTCGGCTCGCGCGACGGCGACGGCGCCGCGGCGATGCGATACACCGAAGCACGCCTCACGCCGATCGCGAAGCTGCTGCTCGACGAAATCGACCAGGGCACGGTCGACTTCATGCCGAACTACGACGGCTCGTTCGAGGAGCCGAAGACGCTGCCGAGTCGCATGCCGTTCGTGCTGCTGAACGGCGCGTCGGGCATCGCGGTCGGTCTTGCGACCGAAATCCCGTCGCACAACCTGCGTGAAGTCGCGGCGGCGGCCGTCACGCTGATCCGCAATCCGAAGCTTTCGCACGCGGAGTTGATGAACCTGATTCCCGGCCCGGATTTCCCGGGCGGCGGCCAGATCATCTCGAGCGACACCGAAATCGCGGCGGCCTATGAAACCGGCCGCGGCAGCCTGAAGGTGCGCGCGCGCTGGAAGATCGAGGATCTCGCACGCGGCCAGTGGCAGCTCGTCGTCACCGAGCTGCCGCCGAACACGTCGGGGCAGAAGGTGCTCGAGGAAATCGAGGAACTGACGAACCCGAAGCTCAAGCTCGGCAAGAAGACGCTGACGCCCGAGCAGCTCAACACGAAGAAGGCGATGCTCGACCTGCTCGACGCGGTGCGCGACGAGTCGGGCAAGGAAGCGGCGGTGCGGCTCGTGTTCGAGCCGAAGTCGCGCACGATCGACCAGACGGAATTCGTGAACACGCTGCTCGCGTACACGAGCCTCGAATCGAACGCGACACTGAACCTCGTGATGATCGGCGCCGACGGCCGGCCGGGCCAGAAGGGCCTGCTGACGATCCTCGACGAGTGGGTGAAGTTCCGCCAGCTGACGATGACGCGCCGGTGCCGCCATCGTCTCGCGAAGGTCGACGACCGCATCCACATCCTCGAAGGGCGGATGATCGTCTTCCTGAACATCGACGAGGTGATCCGCATCATCCGCGAGTCGGACGAGCCGAAGTCCGCGTTGATGAGCGCGTTCGGTCTCAGCGAACGGCAGGCGGAAGACATCCTCGAAATCCGGCTGCGCCAGCTCGCGCGGCTCGAGAAGATCAAGATCGAGAAGGAACTCGAAGCGCTGCGCGACGAAAAGGCGAAGCTCGAGGAACTGCTCGCGAACGAAAGCGCGATGAAGCGGCTGATGATCAAGGAGATCGAGGCCGATGCGAAGCAGTACGGCGACGATCGCCGCACGCTGATCCAGCAGGAAAAGCGCGCGACGTTCGAGGCGAAGGTGGTCGACGAGCCGGTGACGGTGGTGGTGTCGCAGAAGGGCTGGGTGCGTGCGCTGAAGGGCCACGGACTCGACCCGGCCAGCTTCTCGTTCAAGGCCGGTGACCATCTGTACGCGGCGTTCCAGTGCCGCACGCCGGACCGCCTGATCGCGTGGGGCAGCAGCGGCCGCGTGTACTCGGTGGACGTGTCGGTGCTGCCGGGCGGGCGCGGTGACGGCGTGCCCGTCACGTCGCTGATCGAGCTCGAATCGGGCTCGCACCTGATGCACTACTTCGCGGCACCGGCCGACCAGCAACTGCTGCTCGCGTCGAGCAACGGCTTCGGCTTCCTCGCGAAGGTCGGCGACATGGTGAGCCGCGTGAAGGCCGGCAAGGCGTTCATGACGATCGATGCGGGCGCGGTGCCGCTCGCGCCGATGCCCGTGCTGCCGAACGCCACGCAGGTCGCGTGCCTGTCGAGCGGCGGCCGCCTGCTCGTGTTCGGGATGGACGAGATGAAGACGCTGTCCGGCGGCGGGCGCGGCGTGATCCTGATGGCGCTCGACGACAAGGAGACGCTCGTTCAGGCGCTCGCGATCGATCCGGCCGGCGTTGTGCTGATCGGCACCGGTCGCGGCGGCAAGGCGATGGACGAGACGCTGTCGTATGCGGGGCTGGCGCCGCACGTCGGCAAGCGCGCACGCAAGGGCCGCGCGCCGGACACGAAGCTCAAGGTCGTCAGCGAACTGCGTCCGCTGCTCGGCTGA